One genomic segment of Coffea arabica cultivar ET-39 chromosome 6e, Coffea Arabica ET-39 HiFi, whole genome shotgun sequence includes these proteins:
- the LOC113696897 gene encoding F-box protein At5g07610-like, whose product MLPGDTFQTPSAAAKPKGPIIKHSFKPIEIFLSSPSSPISSTTHTPSKSNHPRQQEEDQNPKSPCQSSSSSSLAAFVIAHNEHLVTHILLRLPPISLLRFQSVSKQWQSIISNPTFRRLHSRGRPTTTASCFPPGVLLFPLELPRVFGFIAFRQEEVNSMANIVSHLNTFLYGPRNISCLHSCNGLLAIVFNFDNRQEFAVYNPTTRESKLVPMIETPHNYKDLNIVFDPEKSDHYKLVCIWVGSSKQWVHRFSVYSSENGVWRNTEETATDDLCYDKGMLWNGDLHWISPWNYSACFDVSNERLRPLRYTIRTPEFEEHGGDWYFGESGGHLFYIRPNEPYGMLLDFFELELERDCLRWNIKYHVDLTPLTTLYPQMIKEEYDPTFDEPCAFHIIGFLVDDKEKKTTLVISLADKIISCDFNNLTLMELADVEVDTKRDVYSWYLAFPHVETLACL is encoded by the coding sequence ATGCTTCCCGGCGACACCTTCCAAACTCCTTCCGCCGCCGCAAAACCCAAAGGGCCGATCATCAAACACTCATTCAAACCCATAGAAATCTTTCTCTCCTCCCCTTCTTCACCCATCTCTTCCACCACCCATACTCCCTCAAAATCGAACCATCCTCGACAACAAGAAGAAGACCAAAATCCCAAGAGCCCATGCCAGAGTTCCTCCTCTTCATCGCTTGCAGCATTTGTTATAGCCCACAATGAACATCTCGTAACTCATATTTTACTTCGTTTGCCCCCAATATCCCTTCTTCGCTTCCAGTCTGTTTCCAAACAATGGcaatcaatcatttccaacccCACTTTCCGCCGTCTCCACTCGCGGGGTCGCCCCACTACCACTGCCTCCTGCTTCCCTCCCGGGGTGCTTTTGTTTCCGTTAGAACTTCCCCGTGTTTTTGGTTTCATTGCGTTCCGCCAGGAGGAGGTAAATTCAATGGCCAACATCGTTTCTCACTTGAATACTTTCCTTTACGGGCCCCGCAACATTTCATGTTTACATTCTTGCAATGGTTTATTAGCTATAGTGTTTAATTTCGATAATCGTCAAGAATTTGCGGTTTATAATCCCACAACTCGGGAGTCTAAGCTTGTTCCAATGATTGAAACTCCACATAACTATAAAGATCTGAATATTGTGTTTGATCCTGAAAAGTCTGATCACTACAAGCTTGTTTGCATATGGGTGGGTTCATCTAAACAATGGGTTCACAGATTCTCTGTGTATTCCTCTGAAAATGGGGTTTGGAGGAATACTGAAGAGACGGCTACTGACGATTTATGTTATGATAAGGGAATGTTATGGAATGGTGATCTTCATTGGATTAGTCCATGGAATTACAGTGCGTGCTTTGACGTCAGTAACGAGCGCCTTAGGCCACTTAGGTACACCATAAGGACGCCCGAGTTCGAGGAACATGGAGGTGATTGGTATTTTGGGGAGTCAGGGGGCCATCTGTTttatattcgtccaaacgaacCTTATGGAATGCTGCTTGATTTTTTCGAGTTGGAGTTGGAGAGGGACTGTCTTCGTTGGAATATCAAGTATCATGTTGATCTTACTCCTTTGACTACTCTGTATCCACAGATGATAAAGGAGGAATATGATCCCACGTTTGACGAGCCATGTGCATTCCATATAATTGGTTTTCTTGTGGATGACAAAGAGAAGAAAACAACGCTTGTGATATCACTTGCTGATAAAAtcatttcttgtgattttaaCAACTTGACTTTGATGGAGCTTGCTGATGTGGAGGTGGATACAAAGAGAGATGTCTACAGTTGGTATTTGGCTTTCCCACATGTCGAGACACTAGCTTGTCTTTAA